The Sphingobacterium lactis sequence GCGATACGCTGAGTCAATTCTTGTTCATCCACATCCAAGGCAATAACGCCGGTGATGGATTGGTTGTTATCTTCCAAGAATTTATCCAAGGCCTCTGCTTGCGCAACGGTACGTGGGAAACCATCAAAGATAAAACCTTTGGCATCCGGATTACTTTTAAGTTCTTCCTCCAACATCGCAATGGTAATGGAATCAGGAACAAGGTTTCCGTCAGCAATGATCTGTGAAACTTCCTGGCCCAGTGGCGTTTGGTTCTTGATATGTCCTCTGAACATATCACCCGTTGAAATATGGTGTAAACCGTATTTCTCAATTAATTTAGCCGATTGGGTTCCCTTACCTGCCCCTGGAGGTCCGAATAATACAAGGTTTAGCATAAGTGTCTGTGTTTATTTTAGATGTAAAAAAACAAAAGCCTAATCCGGATTGAATTAGGCTCTTTCTCTAAGTGCGCTCAAAGGGAGTCGAACCCCTAACCTTCTGATCCGTAGTCAGATGCTCTATCCAATTAAGCTATGAGCGCGGCAACCAATACTTCACGACAAATGCCCTGCCCGTTTTGGTGATGCAAATATAAGGAAATATTGGTCCAATCAAAATTTTTTTTTCAATTTCCAACGCACCTGCGACAGTTTCAGCGCGGGAAAAGCTGATAACCTATTAAGGACCATTTCGTACAGCAGCAGGGCGATCG is a genomic window containing:
- a CDS encoding adenylate kinase, which translates into the protein MLNLVLFGPPGAGKGTQSAKLIEKYGLHHISTGDMFRGHIKNQTPLGQEVSQIIADGNLVPDSITIAMLEEELKSNPDAKGFIFDGFPRTVAQAEALDKFLEDNNQSITGVIALDVDEQELTQRIAKRQEISGRADDAADKLKKRIEEYFGKTIHVLPYYEAQGKLSKVNGIGEIEGIFGDLSQVIDNYSK